One window from the genome of Plasmodium relictum strain SGS1 genome assembly, chromosome: 12 encodes:
- the TRX1 gene encoding thioredoxin 1, putative, with protein sequence MVKIISSQADFEAVISQNDIVIVDFFAEWCGPCKRIAPFYEECSKKYTKIVFVKVDVDEASEVTEKENITSMPTFKVYKNGTAVETLLGANDTALKQLIEKYAA encoded by the exons atggtaaaaattataagtaGCCAAGCAG ATTTTGAAGCAGTGATTTCTCAAAACGATATAGTTATTGTTGACTTTTTTGCTGAATGGTGTGGACCATGTAAAAGAATAGCTCCTTTTTATGAAGAatgttcaaaaaaatatacaaagaTTGTTTTTGTAAAAGTTGATGTAGATGAAGCATCAGAAGTAactgaaaaagaaaatataacatCAATGCCTACATTtaaagtatataaaaatggTACTGCCGTAGAAACTTTGTTAGGAGCAAATGATACAGCTTTAAAACAACTCATTGAAAAATATGCAGCTTAA
- the VP1 gene encoding V-type H(+)-translocating pyrophosphatase, putative — METLNPYNHNNKLKQELINKSDNIDFYNQKYSESLSTNSKYSVNSYDKEKKFNENALVDISFENIKTKNYLEKMYEEEKNEKLIIPVEIEQNKIINLNNDKYYENICKFHRSNFSSKNKDPENFIKRNLYINKKSHLEIDEEKKKNVLERNEKSLKDQYESHIISRNNMTKKCNNYISNGCKNNTQTESQQTIAYDSQQNLLDMYQNNFHINSQQTLKYDSEQNLSHFFPNNLCTNPKPTLIFEPENIEYKYRRIPFNNNSKQLNFPYHINTFNKYDKNLIIEDEQIVGIQNEENNMKNENIQDLKDECKQKIEDENEQYIKNEGDEILINGNEQNIDNQRDNNTSDMCKQNTCNACEIDWNKQYLNNIYNSYEQSRREQEQQNSLNSYEQNFQNMGINIGNINKNNIYNNQITNGLNNDQLYFNNQLNERGYYNNYGNSHQNNSLLSKIKLQNNIQESFIFNNIKCNSNEQNNESSDGLMTIRTLNMNSNNKKMKENQLKGLNDLCTTKSVFLKTDMHNNNDAQNFKNDSVYDMNINGLRNINASFYEKEVPYQMNTINNTFTNEQENTSTVLQNYSNKNYNFENGQKYLNGKQYLNKYVDNHYKLEEIKNCMPEPTLYTKQTFDIPQIIQGLTTKHNNGIVSECNQDTIIEYDNKWRLVQGKTFSINQNDNFKSIEDSAEAFQKYLDKQNENTKKMLINSNFNSLTGKLVINPTYDENKNNMNKVHDYKDTLHAYPSYYNIPRKCEQNGNIAGKNNTKDIEDKTAFNKNENNDYNSKNEKLTKKKTMVKKQNLALCGDYLLKHRIKDLISVKMKDYFNINLFNHYM; from the coding sequence ATGGAAACATTGAACCCTTATAACcacaataataaattaaagcaggaactaataaataaaagtgaCAATATTGATTTTTATAATCAAAAGTATAGTGAGAGTTTGTCTACTAATTCAAAATATAGCGTTAATTCatatgataaagaaaaaaaatttaatgagaATGCACTAGTTGATATTTcttttgaaaatattaaaacgaaaaattatttagaaaaaatgtacgaagaagaaaaaaatgaaaagctTATTATTCCAGTAGAAAtagaacaaaataaaatcataaatttaaataatgataaatattatgaaaatatatgtaaGTTTCATCGAAGTAACTTTTCTAGTAAGAACAAAGATCCTGAGAATttcataaaaagaaatttatatattaataaaaagtcTCATTTGGAAatagatgaagaaaaaaaaaaaaatgtattagaAAGAAATGAAAAGTCTTTAAAAGATCAATATGAATCTCATATTATATCTAGAAATAATATGAcgaaaaaatgtaataactATATATCAAATGGATGTAAAAATAACACACAGACAGAATCTCAACAGACAATAGCATATGATTCACAGCAAAATTTATTAGATATGtatcaaaataattttcacaTAAACTCTCAACAGACGTTAAAATATGATTCAGAGCAAAATTTATCCCATTTTTTTCCAAATAATTTATGCACTAACCCTAAACCAACATTAATATTTGAACCAGAAAATATTGAATACAAATATCGACGAATtccatttaataataattcaaaacAGTTGAATTTTCCTTATCatataaatacatttaataaatatgataaaaatttaataattgaGGATGAGCAAATTGTAGGTATtcaaaatgaagaaaataatatgaaaaatgaaaatatacaAGATTTGAAAGATGAGTGTAAGCAAAAAATAGAAGACGAAAATGaacaatatataaaaaatgaaggtgatgaaattttaataaatggaAATGAACAAAATATAGATAATCAAAGAGATAATAATACTTCTGATATGTGTAAACAAAATACATGCAATGCATGTGAAATAGATTGGAACAAACAATatctaaataatatttataattcttATGAACAAAGTAGGAGAGAGCAAGAGCAAcaaaattcattaaattcGTATGaacaaaattttcaaaatatggGAATAAATATAGgaaacataaataaaaataatatatataataatcaaATAACAAATGGATTAAATAATGATCAATTATATTTCAACAATCAATTAAATGAAAGAGGCTATTATAATAACTACGGAAATTCTCATCAAAATAATTCCTTATTgtcaaaaattaaattgcAGAATAATATTCAGgaatcatttatttttaataacataAAATGTAATTCAAACGAACAAAATAATGAATCAAGTGACGGGTTAATGACAATAAGAACATTAAATATGAattctaataataaaaaaatgaaagaaaatcAATTAAAGGGATTAAATGATTTATGCACTACTAAAtctgtttttttaaaaacagaTATGCATAACAATAATGATGcacaaaattttaaaaacgACAGCGTTTATGATATGAACATAAATGGTTTAAGGAATATTAATGCttctttttatgaaaaagaagTTCCATATCAAATGAATACTATTAATAATACTTTCACAAATGAACAAGAAAACACCTCGACTGTGCTACAGAAttatagtaataaaaattataattttgagAACGGTCAGAAATATCTAAATGGAAAGCAATAtctaaataaatatgtagACAATCATTATAAATtggaagaaataaaaaattgtatgCCTGAACCAACTTTATACACGAAACAAACTTTTGATATCCCTCAGATTATTCAAGGGTTAACTACAAAACATAATAATGGAATTGTATCAGAATGCAATCAAGATACTATTATAGAATATGATAATAAATGGAGATTAGTTCAAGGGAAGACATTCTCAATAAATCAGAATGACAACTTTAAATCAATAGAAGATTCAGCAGAAgcttttcaaaaatatttagataaacaaaatgaaaatacaaaaaaaatgctTATCAATAGcaattttaattcattaacaGGGAAACTAGTAATAAATCCGActtatgatgaaaataaaaataatatgaataaagtTCACGATTATAAAGATACACTACATGCTTACCCCAGTTATTATAATATACCTAGGAAATGTGAACAAAATGGAAACATAGcaggaaaaaataatacgAAAGATATAGAAGATAAAACAGCatttaacaaaaatgaaaataatgattataatagcaaaaatgagaaattaactaagaaaaaaacaatggtaaaaaaacaaaatttagCTTTATGTGGTGATTATTTACTAAAACATAGAATAAAAGATCTCATATCAGTTAAAATGAAAGATTATTTTAACATAAACTTATTTAATCATTATATGTGA
- a CDS encoding signal peptide peptidase, putative, whose amino-acid sequence MGKINKMKNDKMSNSIFYHSCYIIIVLTIIMSKFIVIPLIAQMFLYTFITIYIGSHDSLKQLEVDDRKKRSDNITAYDAIMFPIIGSGALLTLYFAYKFLDPYYVNLLLTVYLTLAGVFSLQGVFSNILEPIFPNFFKRDEYVKSFNLPSFIYKEPVVFNTNKGEISCFILCFLIGLRWIFYKDFITHNILAVSFCFQAISLVILSNFLIGFLLLSGLFVYDIFWVFGNDVMVTVAKSFEAPVKLLFPVSRDPLHYSMLGLGDIIIPGIVISLCLRFDYYLYKNKLHNGNIKKMFNQINIHESFKKYYFYSITILYQIGLIVTYCMLFYFEHPQPALLYLVPACIIAILGCSLCKREFKLMIKYQEITDKTVSIKVDEQNKQNSDKEEEIIKNKESNNSNTKKRVASK is encoded by the exons ATGggaaaaattaacaaaatgaaaaatgataaaatgagtaattcaatattttatcattcgtgctatataattatag TACTAACTATAATAATGTCTAAGTTTATTGTAATCCCTTTGATTGCTCAAATGTTCTTGTatacatttataacaatataTATTGGAAGTCATGATAGTTTGAAGCAACTAGAG GTTGATGATAGAAAAAAGAGGTCTGATAATATAACAGCTTATGATGCTATTATGTTTCCTATTATTGGATCAGGAGCTTTGCTAAcatt atATTTTGCATATAAGTTTTTAGATCCTTATTatgtaaatttattattaactgTGTATTTAACATTAGCTGGTGTTTTTTCATTACAAGGagttttttctaatatttta GAACCAATATTTcctaattttttcaaaagaGATGAGTACGTTAAATCTTTCAATTTGCCAAGTTTTATATACAAAg aACCGGTTGTttttaatacaaataaaGGAGAAATATCATGCTTTATACTTTGTTTTTTAATTGGATTGCGTTggattttttataaagattTTATTACGCATAATATATTAGCTGtttctttttgttttcaA gCTATATCATTAGTTATCCTTAGCAATTTTTTAATTGGATTCTTATTACTA TCAGGATTATTCGTTTATGATATATTTTGGGTTTTTGGAAATGACGTAATGGTCACAGTTGCGAAG tcTTTTGAAGCTCCTGTAAAATTATTGTTTCCAGTTTCAAGAGATCCTTTACATTATAGTATGTTAGGTTTAGGTGATATAATAATACCGGGTATTGTTATATCATTGTGCTTACGCtttgattattatttatataaaaataaattacataatggaaatataaaaaaaatgtttaatcAGATAAATATTCATGaatcatttaaaaagtatTACTTCTATAGTATAACAATATTATATCAAATTGGTTTAATAGTAACTTATTGTatgcttttttattttgaacaTCCTCAACCAGCTTTATTATACTTAGTCCCTGCTTGTATAATCGCTATATTAGGATGTTCATTATGTAAAAgagaatttaaattaatgataaaatatcAAGAAATAACAGATAAAACAGTTAGTATAAAAGTAGATGAACAAAACAAACAAAATTCTGACAAAGAAGaggaaattattaaaaataaagaatctAATAATTCGAATACTAAGAAAAGAGTTGCtagtaaatga